In Pseudomonadota bacterium, the DNA window GGTACGCTGACAACCACAGTTCACGCAATTACAATAATATTTTAGCCTAAAATAGATTGGACTAATCATAATAATGAAGTATTAATAAATATTATGTATCATATGGACGGCTATTGATTGGAGAAGTTATGCTGATTGCAATAGACGGATTAGACGGGGTTGGAAAGACTTCGGTGATAGAGCTGCTTGCAAATGAGCAGGGCTGGATCAATATCGCCTCTGAAGTCAAAGATATGCGACAGATTGTGCGTTCTGCACCGAAACATACTTCTGCTGTAAATCGCCTTCTTAATCTTGCTTTTCTGCGTCATATGTCCGACACGGCCAAGGAGTTTTTGAAAAAGGGGAAAACCGTTCTGCTGGACAGGTATACGCCCTCTCATAGTCACTATGCTAAAATTTTTAACAAAAAAGCGATTAAGGCTGGAGAGTTCCCGAACATTGATCCGGCAGACCTCAACCTTGCCAAGCCGGACTTAGTTATCATTCTGAAGGTCAGGGAAAGTGTTCGCCAGACCCGGCTTGCGGCACGTGGAGAACAAACGCCGCATGAATTGACACTTTCGAAAGAGCATAAAGTCAGAGAAGCCATACAAAAACGGCTGGAAAAAGATGCGGACATCGTGATTGATACCTCGGATTTAAGCGTGAAAGAGACCGCTGAACTCATCAAGAAGCATATTGAGGATTATAAAAATTCACCAAAGAAAAAGCCGAATACCGCAAAACCTCGTAACCCGGAAGTTTAAATGGCGACCCCATTATCCATACAGCCGCCGATTCTGCGTCACGCTTCCTGGATTGTCGTCAACAGTATCCAAGGATGCCCCAAAAGCTGCGCATATTGCTTTCTGACGCCGATAGGGCAAACAGGGGTTGCGCCACAGGAGG includes these proteins:
- a CDS encoding AAA family ATPase is translated as MLIAIDGLDGVGKTSVIELLANEQGWINIASEVKDMRQIVRSAPKHTSAVNRLLNLAFLRHMSDTAKEFLKKGKTVLLDRYTPSHSHYAKIFNKKAIKAGEFPNIDPADLNLAKPDLVIILKVRESVRQTRLAARGEQTPHELTLSKEHKVREAIQKRLEKDADIVIDTSDLSVKETAELIKKHIEDYKNSPKKKPNTAKPRNPEV